A stretch of DNA from Takifugu rubripes chromosome 15, fTakRub1.2, whole genome shotgun sequence:
ACGGAGGCTAACGCGGACGAGCTAGGTCACGCGTGTCCTGGCGTATAAAGACGCGTTCAATGATTTGCCACGGCAGCTACCACATTAAACAGattgggtgttttttgtttgtttttgttgttttttttaaaaacaaccttATTTTAAATCATCCAAACGCAGCGGCCCTTGTTCTTGTCAAGCCTGTTGCCGCACGCTTAACGTCAACCGGAGCTAGCCTACTAACGCTGAATAAACGCCCACAAAGCCAAGCAACGAGCCTCAAACAAGCTTTCTGTCAgtaaaatatacataaatattcAGTGCATGCACAAATTCCCCTTCTGATAAGCCGCTTACAGTCGTTCTCACGGATAAAATGAGTTGCTAAACGGGATGCTAACGGCGCAGTTAGCATGAGCGGAGCTAGCCCGGCAGCGTCCGCGCGGCCTCCGAGCGAACAGGCCGGATGTAAACAAAAGGTTATTAAACGCAACCGATCACCGACTGCGACCGAACCGGGGGAAACGGACCCGTCCCCCTCCGCAGTCGATAAAGCGCCCTACCGTTAACGATCTCACTCAAATCCAGAGGAAGATCTCTCAGGAATCTAGAGCAGAACCTGACCAACGGAGACGCCGACAGGCTGGAAGTCTCTGCGCTGGTGAGCCTGCCCCGCTGGCCGGACAGGAGGGAGCCGAGGGGCGGTAACACGGCCGCTCTTCTACCTGGTTACAGGGTCCAGCGGCTCCCCGCGCCTCCGCAActtgcaattattattattattatttacgaTTACAATCCGGCTATTATTTGCAAGCATGTTAAATTTTAGGCgccatttattatttttatttcctttcctgTCGCTGTGCAGCTTTGCAACAATCATCACATATTTCCTCCATTCATGTGCATTATTGTATATGTTCTActgagatagatagatagatagatagatagatagatagatagatagatagatagatagatagatagatagaggcCTCTAGGTGGCGCCTCTTCGCCATGTGTGAATCACACTCTAAAAATATAAATTTCAGCTTCAtggatgtttccttttttccaggtTGAAATATTGCACGTCTGTATGATTCAGTCTATACATCTGACTAATTCCCCTTTCTACGCTGGACTTGGTGCCAGATGGGTGACATCAGCAGCTTGTCAAGAAAAACCCGTGGAGGCAGATAGAGGAGTCACCTACATCTTTATTATTATCAAATGGTTCAGCGGATGCCGACTGTGGTTGAGGGAGTGTCTGAGTTTAGACGGGGGGAAGGACGCTCCCTCGCCTGTCCTTCACACCAAAGTCATGACGTCACCGCTGCAGGAGAGGGGTTCTCCTTAAAACATCTGTAAAACCGGCGCGAACGGGGCTTTATTCGTCattaaaaataaggaaaaaaacaaaagacatcGTAGTGTGAAATAATCACCTTTTAACATATGTTACATATATTCTTTTAAGATTTACAAAAGTGCAAACAGATCGTGTTCAGATCAAAGCCATGGCATCGccattctttcattttttatatacattttcccccccccctcttttggACCTCGGTGGCGTCAGTCCAGCGACGCAGGAACAGGATGGGGGACTTTAAACGCCACCGCCGTTACATACTGGGGAGATTTTGTCCTCAACACGTGACATTGAAATGGTTATGGCACACACCGCTTGGACCGTCCGTGGACACGCGCGCACGCCGCTTCTGTTAAATGCTTAAATAGGTCTTTGTGTGAATATGTGGCCGCCCGTCCTCCTCGCACATGCTGCCCTCCAGCTCAATGTTCTTGTGTCCTGACGCTGCGGGGGCTTACAGGAAGTAGTCCGGGGTGCGTCGGGTGACGTGCGGCTCCCCCCTGCGAGGTGCCGGATCGAACTGCAAGCTGGCGAAGAGAGAAGGTGGTTTTAGCCGGGTTGGTTCTGGCCACGGCCCGAACAAAAAGACAGTGAAATCGACCATCAATCACACTCACAATGAGTATTTGAGGGTGTCGTCCAGCTCCATGATGGCCGCCTGGTTGCCGCAGCGATAGCAGTAGTTGGGGGCGCTAAATATTGTCACCACATTCCTCTCGTGGCACCAGTTGTAGCCCTAAAGGAACAGGCGCGTCAGTGTCTCGGCGGTCCGATCGTAACTGCGTGTTAGCGTCTGCCGTACCTCCATGACCAGCTGGTGGGCTCGGGACACCAGTGTGAGGCGGTTGGCGTGGTTAAAGGTCTCGGAGATGTCCTGGCCGAACGTGTAGCCGGCCCCTCTGGGAGAGATGCCCCAACCGCCGCGGTCGTCCGGGTCCGACCACAGCAGGTCGCACATGGGAccctgcagagagaagagaaggaggaggtgagtcGCGGTTCTTATCACATGACTTCCCGTCTCGGCTTCATCTAGCGTCCCAGACCCACCTCGTGTGGCACTTCCTGCAAGCGGTCCAGCGCTCGGATGTGATCCAGTGTATCTATGGACGGCGACAGGCCTCCGTGAAGGCAGAAAATCTACAGGATGAGGAGAAAGCTCCGCTCAGTCTGGATATTTCCGATTCCTCCGCGCCAGCTTTGATCGTCAACTGCGCTCTCACCTGGGAGTCGACCAGCGCGGTGAGGGGGAGGTAATCGAACAGGTCTGTGAAGTACTTCCACACGTTGGCGTTGCCGTATTTCCTCAGGCACTCGTCGTAGAAGCCGTACACCTGTGTGATCTGCCTGCTCTCGTGGTTCCCCCTGAGGATTGTGATGCGCTGCCGGTAACGGAcctggaaacaggaagagcaCAGCTGTTAGCTAGCGCGGCCTCGGCGAAGAAAGCGGGACGAGTGTGGAAGCTTTGCCAACCTTGAGAGCTACGAGTAAAGTGACCGTCTCCACCGAGTAGTAGCCTCTGTCCACGTAGTCGCCCATGAACAAGTAGTTGGTGTCTGGGGACTTCCCTCCGATCTTGAACAGCTCCATGAGGTCGTGGAACTGGCCGTGAACGTCGCCGCACACCGTCACGGGACAGCTGACTTCCTGGACATTCGACTCCTTAGTCAGGATCTCTTTAGCCTGAGGGGACAGAAGGCGAGATTTAATAATCAAAGCAATCCAAAAACGCGGCCGTCTATCTGACCCATAATGCACTGGGGCGGCTGGACATCCGCAGCCATTTGACTCAGCGGGTTGATTCGTCAGGTTTTAGCTAACGCGCTAAAAAGAAAGTGGTTTATGACTGAACCACATTTATACCAATTtgaaatgaagcagcagctttaaaaTGAAAGCTGAATCTCTGAGTTTAGACGGTGAGAATCTAAAATTCTTTGTTTTGCATCAGTTTCTCGACGGGTTCCAAGAAGTCTCGAGAGTAAAATCTTCCTTGACTTCATTTAGATGGAGCACGTCCTCCCTCCAGGAAAATACGCCAGACCGCTCTTTCAGAATTCAATTAGAGCCAGTATCATGTTGGTAATTCCATCTGAAACCCCCACAAGGCTTCCCAGTGCACCCAGTGAGTTTTCGGATGCTCCACTGGTATAAAAGCCTCAACGCGAGGTGCTGTTTATAGGAGCAGACCGGGCTGTTTCCACATGACATCAGCCTCCTCCCTTGACTATTAAAGGGTGAAAGAGCCGTTTATTTTGTTCCTGAACAAAAATCATGACGCACGCACCTCACCCAGAGTACAGACCACACCTGAAAGCTGGTGGGAGGACGCCTGGGTCCTGGTATGCTGCCACGGAGACGTCATCCTGCCTGTTTGGCCTCCACAAATCAGTTTTACTCGCGCTTTTCACGACGTGGTGAGTAAAGGTGGGCAAAGTTTTCATAGGTTTCGCCTGACTGGACAGAAATCCGCCTCAATGACCTCACTCCACATATAATAGTTAAAGGACAAGCGCTTTCCTCAAAACAGCACAGTAAAAACACTTTTACGCACATATAATGGCTTTATAGGCGCTGTAACTGGACTGTTGTGAAATCTACAGGCTGGAGAAGAATCTGAAAGTGCAGACGGCCGCGTGACGCCGACCTCATGGACTTCACCTGCTGCGGACGACAGGAACAGACCAGCAGTGAAGCTTCTGTGTTTGCACAGCAGAGAATAAACAGGCCATCTCGTTCCTGCACACCCCCACACATCCCAAAACAGACGCTCTGAGTCACTGCGAGCGCCATTATCCTGCACCAGaccctgatccccccccccaccgtggaTCTGTTGGTGATGCAACTCCAAAATCAATCACCTCCGCTATTTATAAACCCGATAGGAGGACGTGTGGGCGCGAGGAGCTGAATGGCTCCTCACATGCAGGAAGACAGAAGTTACCAGCTCGTTATTTGCCCCGAATGTCCCCTAACGGCAGCAGCGAGTGGAACCGTACGGACAGTCTTCACCTCACCAACAGGCAGAAGACTAGAACCCTTCCGCTACGGCCCTCGCCATCTACCGCCTGATCTAAAAATAAAGCCAGCGCGCTGGAAATGCCAGAGACGAGGAGGAAAACCGAAAGCCGAGCTTGACAAAATGCTTGAAAACCCCATTCCATCAATCCCCAACATTCCCAAAATAGGAACCGCCTGATTCTTTCCGTCTTTTCATAAGAAATAAAGCTGCCGACGTAAAAGAAAAGCAGATCTGTTGAAACCACATATAAAGGAAACGCTTAATGAAATGTTGCTTGTGATCACAGAGGCCAAGAGCAAGATTAGAGCCTGGATGTCTGAGTGATTCCCCCTTAAGAGACTTCAGGCTGTCCTATGAGTCAGGCCTTTCAGGATAAGCATCTCAGATTAAGATGATGACCATCATCCTCACTAATACAGATGATTCAACATGAAAAAGCTACATAAATAAAAGACACGAAACGAAAAAGCAACACCAACAATGCGCCGTTTGGTTG
This window harbors:
- the ppp2cab gene encoding serine/threonine-protein phosphatase 2A catalytic subunit alpha isoform, yielding MDEKAFTKEIDQWIEQLNECKQLSEGQVKTLCEKAKEILTKESNVQEVSCPVTVCGDVHGQFHDLMELFKIGGKSPDTNYLFMGDYVDRGYYSVETVTLLVALKVRYRQRITILRGNHESRQITQVYGFYDECLRKYGNANVWKYFTDLFDYLPLTALVDSQIFCLHGGLSPSIDTLDHIRALDRLQEVPHEGPMCDLLWSDPDDRGGWGISPRGAGYTFGQDISETFNHANRLTLVSRAHQLVMEGYNWCHERNVVTIFSAPNYCYRCGNQAAIMELDDTLKYSFLQFDPAPRRGEPHVTRRTPDYFL